Proteins co-encoded in one Methanobrevibacter sp. genomic window:
- the polC gene encoding DNA polymerase II large subunit: MDYFDRLERDTKKLYEIANEARAKGLDVETETEVPLAKDLAERVEGLVGPKGVAKRIKELEENITREEVAFEIAAEIASGKFELIEEEKADYNQEQKCDQGLRTALAILTEGVVAAPLEGISQVKIKENFDKSKYIAVYFAGPIRSAGGTAAALAVLLGDKIKEAIGLSNFKPIDDEIERYVEEVELYESEVTNLQYSPTPEEVRFAATHIPVEVTGEQTDAVEVSHRDLERVETNNIRGGALLAMIEGVVQKSKKIHKISKKLGLDEWDWLSEYSKPKKEEKKDDESKEEKADIVTEPKYIQDIIGGRPVLGYPSEKGGFRLRYGRSRNTGLAAMGVHPATMTLLDFLAVGTQLKIEHPGKGNCVVPVDSIEGPIVKLKNGNVVKVDTIDKAKECKNQISEILFLGDMLVAFGEFLRNNQPLLESGWCEEWWSGILIEKGVADELDLERLEKGDLSAEEAFELSRKYEVPLHPLYTYCYNDVTINDLNSVIDLILENKDKYDYEKGLEIPLDYRKRVLEIIGLPHTVQDQKIIIAPNDAYALINTLTRTLDSADSTLDALNETIDIEIKNKAPVYIGTRVGRPEKSKERLMRPAPHSLFPIGNYGGSRRLIAEAAKKGTIKINLARRICTKCKLGSYNSICPHCGAPTTIGKSGDKSINLAGMLKKASDNVGVRKVDEVKGVVGMISESKLPEPLEKGILRAKNEVFTFKDATIRHDSTDLPLTHFIPKEIGVTVEKLLEMGYEHDCYGQPIERDDQIVELRVQDVVISDNCADYLVRVANFIDDELEKYYGMDTFYNVESKSDLIGHLIAGLAPHTSAGVLGRIVGFTKALACYAHPYFHSAKRRNCDSDEDAVMLLLDALINFSKSYLPSTRGGSMDAPLVLSSRIDPEEIDDESHNLDIFARFPVAFYEKTKEPLKPAEVLDYIDNVEMHLGTPKQYEGLMFSHHTSSIHAGPTVCLYKRLPSMREKVDAQISLAENIRAVDQRGVVEKVLSSHFLPDIMGNSRAFSKQKVRCTKCGAKYRRIPLTGKCKCGGNLILSVSKGSVVKYLEISRDLVNRYPVSHYLKQRLEIQEFGINSLFESDKSKQSSLDAFF; this comes from the coding sequence ATGGATTACTTTGATAGACTTGAAAGAGATACAAAAAAATTATATGAAATAGCTAATGAGGCCAGAGCAAAAGGGTTGGATGTTGAAACAGAAACAGAAGTTCCTCTTGCAAAAGATTTAGCTGAAAGAGTAGAAGGGCTTGTTGGTCCGAAAGGTGTAGCTAAAAGAATTAAAGAATTAGAGGAAAACATTACAAGAGAAGAAGTGGCATTTGAAATAGCCGCCGAAATTGCATCTGGAAAATTTGAATTAATAGAAGAGGAAAAGGCCGACTATAACCAGGAGCAGAAATGTGATCAGGGATTAAGAACAGCTTTAGCTATTTTAACAGAAGGAGTGGTAGCTGCTCCTTTAGAAGGTATTTCACAAGTAAAAATTAAAGAAAATTTCGATAAATCAAAATATATTGCAGTTTACTTTGCAGGCCCTATTAGAAGTGCTGGAGGAACAGCTGCTGCACTTGCAGTACTTCTTGGAGATAAAATCAAAGAAGCAATAGGGCTTAGCAATTTTAAACCAATAGATGACGAGATTGAAAGATATGTGGAAGAAGTTGAACTTTACGAATCCGAAGTTACCAATCTCCAATATTCACCAACTCCTGAGGAAGTAAGATTTGCCGCCACACATATCCCAGTAGAAGTTACTGGAGAGCAAACTGATGCAGTTGAAGTGTCACATAGGGATTTGGAAAGGGTTGAAACAAACAATATTCGTGGCGGAGCATTGCTTGCTATGATTGAAGGGGTTGTTCAAAAATCCAAAAAGATTCATAAAATCTCCAAAAAATTAGGTCTTGATGAATGGGATTGGTTATCCGAATATTCCAAGCCAAAAAAAGAAGAGAAAAAGGACGATGAGAGTAAGGAAGAAAAGGCAGACATCGTAACTGAACCTAAATACATCCAGGATATTATTGGAGGAAGGCCCGTTCTTGGATACCCTTCTGAAAAGGGAGGATTCCGTTTAAGGTATGGAAGATCCAGAAACACAGGTCTTGCCGCTATGGGAGTCCATCCGGCTACAATGACACTTCTTGATTTTTTAGCTGTTGGAACACAACTAAAAATTGAACATCCTGGAAAAGGTAACTGTGTTGTTCCTGTAGACTCTATAGAGGGACCCATTGTAAAACTTAAAAATGGAAATGTTGTAAAAGTTGATACAATAGACAAGGCGAAGGAATGTAAAAATCAGATTAGTGAAATTCTCTTTTTGGGAGATATGCTGGTGGCATTTGGAGAATTTTTAAGAAACAACCAACCGCTCCTTGAATCAGGATGGTGTGAGGAATGGTGGAGTGGTATCTTAATTGAAAAAGGAGTAGCTGATGAACTTGATTTGGAAAGACTTGAAAAAGGAGATTTAAGTGCTGAGGAAGCATTTGAACTATCTAGAAAATATGAAGTTCCACTACATCCTCTTTACACATACTGTTACAATGACGTAACAATAAATGATTTGAATTCCGTTATTGACCTGATTCTTGAGAATAAAGACAAATACGACTATGAAAAAGGATTGGAAATTCCTTTAGACTACAGGAAAAGAGTATTGGAAATTATTGGCCTCCCACATACCGTACAGGATCAAAAAATAATTATTGCTCCTAATGATGCTTATGCTTTAATCAATACGTTGACTAGGACATTAGACTCTGCAGATTCAACTTTGGATGCATTAAATGAAACAATAGATATTGAAATTAAAAATAAGGCTCCTGTTTATATTGGAACTCGTGTAGGTAGACCTGAAAAATCCAAAGAAAGATTAATGAGGCCTGCTCCTCACAGCCTATTCCCGATTGGGAATTATGGTGGAAGCAGAAGATTGATTGCTGAAGCAGCGAAAAAGGGAACCATTAAGATTAACCTTGCAAGACGTATTTGTACAAAATGTAAATTAGGTTCTTATAATTCCATATGTCCTCATTGTGGAGCTCCAACAACAATCGGAAAATCAGGGGACAAATCAATTAACCTTGCAGGAATGCTTAAAAAGGCCTCTGACAATGTAGGTGTCCGTAAAGTGGATGAAGTTAAAGGGGTTGTTGGTATGATTTCAGAATCAAAGCTTCCAGAACCTTTGGAAAAAGGAATTTTAAGAGCTAAAAATGAAGTATTTACATTTAAGGATGCTACAATACGTCACGATTCCACTGATTTACCATTGACTCATTTCATTCCAAAAGAAATAGGAGTTACTGTAGAAAAGCTCTTAGAAATGGGTTATGAACATGACTGCTATGGACAACCAATTGAAAGAGACGATCAAATCGTAGAACTTAGAGTTCAGGATGTTGTAATTTCTGACAACTGCGCAGATTATCTTGTCAGGGTTGCCAATTTCATCGATGACGAGCTTGAAAAATACTATGGAATGGACACATTTTATAATGTGGAAAGCAAATCTGATTTGATTGGCCATTTAATAGCAGGTCTTGCTCCCCATACATCAGCAGGAGTTCTTGGAAGAATTGTTGGATTTACAAAAGCTTTAGCATGTTATGCTCATCCTTATTTCCATTCCGCTAAACGTAGGAACTGTGATAGTGACGAAGATGCAGTTATGCTTCTTTTAGATGCTTTGATAAACTTTTCAAAATCTTACTTGCCAAGTACAAGAGGGGGAAGTATGGATGCTCCTTTAGTTTTGTCTTCCAGAATTGATCCGGAAGAGATAGATGATGAATCCCATAACTTAGACATATTTGCAAGATTCCCAGTTGCATTTTATGAAAAAACTAAAGAACCATTAAAGCCTGCCGAAGTTCTAGATTATATTGACAACGTTGAAATGCATTTGGGAACACCTAAACAATATGAAGGTTTGATGTTCTCACATCACACTTCAAGCATACATGCCGGACCTACAGTATGTTTATATAAAAGGTTGCCTTCAATGAGAGAAAAGGTAGATGCACAGATTTCACTTGCCGAAAACATTAGGGCAGTAGATCAACGTGGTGTTGTTGAAAAAGTTTTATCATCCCACTTTTTGCCAGATATTATGGGTAACTCAAGAGCGTTTTCAAAGCAAAAAGTTAGATGCACTAAATGCGGTGCAAAGTACAGACGCATACCACTTACAGGAAAGTGCAAATGTGGAGGGAATTTGATATTAAGCGTATCAAAAGGGTCTGTTGTGAAGTACTTGGAAATCTCAAGAGATCTTGTAAATAGATACCCAGTTTCCCATTATCTAAAACAAAGACTTGAAATTCAAGAATTTGGTATAAACTCTTTGTTTGAAAGTGATAAATCAAAACAAAGTTCATTAGATGCATTTTTCTAA
- the nrdD gene encoding anaerobic ribonucleoside-triphosphate reductase translates to MDKSSDVANILNNNIDISVVKNNGIKERFSYEKLVKSLIMVEVPFFESDKVIAEVISQIYDGITTKELKKIVYETLVDIDGEIANKYLATAQLKVRTSRDTIEAFDMAKIANTLIEETGASQETAFEIASDVWKELKKLNVEYLTAPMIREMVNTKLLEYGLEDLRKQYTRLGIPVYNITSLIENGDRSNANMIHNPESIHKYVADEALKQYALLKMLPSHLADAHMSGDIHIHDLEFFAGRPLNCMQHDIRTFIKYGLKVDGTGDHTSVAGAPSHMETLMNHTGEVMLAAQQNMSGGQGMSLWNVFVAPFATGRTYDEIKQCIQMLVYNLNMAYAARGSQVPFTSMALEFGVPKFLEDVTAYGPKGEVVGTYGDFEDETRLIQKAFTETLLDGDQEGKPHLFPNTIYTLREETLKGDYDDDLRLVHELSAKYGSSYFVNMLPDYRNDMANYMGCRTCLQDTWTGDWDEDCLRTGNLAYVTLNFPRIGYQSKDEDQVFEYLDEYMDLAVETLMIRRQQGMKCFEDFKILPFLNQSVEDDTYYRIRNSTLSFGFVGLNEMLLSLFGAGIDDKDANKFGVKCLEYINARAKALQEETGLRWSVLQTPAESTAYRFATLDKEQFGDKAIVQGEGNANYYTNSSHVPVDTGVSLIDKIKIEEQYHSLTPGGHIFHAFMGESYADPDSLMSLTNKIAKNSDIGFWAYSSAMSFCLKCKTLMKGLNNECPSCGEKDDVEWYDRITGYVQQVGRAKSSSGGWNPGKRQELLDRKRWEQ, encoded by the coding sequence ATGGATAAAAGTTCTGATGTCGCTAACATATTAAATAACAATATCGATATTAGCGTAGTAAAAAATAATGGAATTAAAGAAAGATTCAGCTATGAAAAGCTAGTAAAATCTTTAATCATGGTAGAAGTTCCATTCTTTGAATCTGACAAAGTAATTGCAGAAGTCATAAGTCAAATCTACGATGGAATTACAACAAAAGAGTTGAAAAAAATTGTATATGAAACTCTCGTAGACATTGACGGTGAAATAGCTAACAAATATTTAGCAACCGCACAACTTAAAGTACGTACTTCAAGAGATACAATTGAAGCATTTGACATGGCTAAAATCGCAAACACTCTGATTGAAGAAACCGGTGCTTCACAAGAAACTGCATTTGAAATCGCTTCCGATGTATGGAAAGAACTTAAAAAATTAAATGTGGAATATCTAACCGCTCCAATGATTAGGGAAATGGTTAACACTAAACTTTTAGAATACGGATTAGAAGATTTAAGAAAACAATATACTCGTCTTGGTATTCCAGTATACAATATCACTTCATTAATCGAAAATGGAGACCGTAGTAATGCTAATATGATTCACAATCCTGAAAGTATTCACAAATATGTGGCTGATGAAGCATTGAAACAATATGCATTGCTTAAAATGTTACCATCACACTTGGCAGATGCACACATGTCCGGTGATATTCACATTCACGATCTTGAATTCTTTGCAGGAAGACCATTGAACTGTATGCAACACGATATTCGTACTTTTATCAAATACGGATTAAAAGTGGACGGAACAGGAGACCACACTTCAGTAGCTGGTGCACCATCACACATGGAAACCTTAATGAACCATACTGGAGAAGTTATGTTGGCTGCTCAGCAAAACATGAGCGGCGGTCAAGGAATGAGTCTCTGGAATGTATTCGTAGCACCATTTGCAACAGGAAGAACCTACGATGAAATCAAACAATGTATCCAAATGCTCGTTTACAATTTAAACATGGCTTATGCAGCAAGAGGATCACAGGTTCCTTTCACAAGCATGGCTCTAGAATTTGGAGTTCCAAAATTCCTCGAAGATGTAACAGCATACGGACCTAAAGGAGAAGTTGTAGGAACTTACGGAGACTTTGAAGACGAAACCAGACTTATTCAAAAAGCATTTACAGAAACTTTACTTGATGGTGACCAAGAAGGAAAACCACACTTATTCCCAAACACCATTTACACCCTACGTGAAGAAACCTTAAAAGGAGATTATGATGATGATTTACGTCTTGTGCATGAATTGTCTGCAAAATACGGTTCATCATACTTTGTAAACATGCTTCCAGATTACCGTAATGACATGGCAAACTACATGGGTTGTAGAACTTGTCTTCAGGATACCTGGACTGGTGACTGGGACGAAGACTGTCTCCGTACCGGTAACCTCGCATATGTAACCTTAAACTTCCCAAGAATCGGATACCAATCCAAAGACGAAGACCAAGTATTCGAATATCTTGACGAATACATGGATTTAGCTGTTGAAACCTTAATGATACGTAGACAACAAGGAATGAAATGTTTCGAAGACTTTAAAATATTACCATTCCTTAACCAATCAGTAGAAGACGACACATACTACCGTATCAGAAACTCAACATTGTCCTTTGGTTTCGTAGGACTTAACGAAATGTTACTCTCATTATTCGGAGCAGGAATCGACGATAAGGATGCAAATAAATTTGGTGTAAAATGTCTTGAATATATAAACGCAAGAGCAAAAGCATTACAAGAAGAAACCGGCCTCCGTTGGTCTGTATTACAAACCCCAGCAGAATCTACTGCATACAGATTTGCAACTCTCGATAAAGAACAATTCGGAGATAAAGCAATCGTTCAAGGAGAAGGAAATGCAAACTATTACACCAACTCATCACATGTGCCAGTAGACACTGGAGTATCACTTATTGACAAAATAAAAATCGAAGAACAATACCACAGCCTCACCCCTGGAGGACACATATTCCATGCATTCATGGGAGAATCATATGCAGATCCAGATTCATTAATGAGCTTAACTAACAAAATAGCTAAAAATTCAGACATTGGATTCTGGGCTTACAGTTCAGCAATGAGTTTCTGTCTTAAATGTAAAACATTAATGAAAGGATTAAACAATGAATGTCCATCCTGTGGAGAAAAAGATGACGTAGAATGGTATGATAGAATAACAGGATACGTACAGCAAGTAGGAAGAGCCAAATCATCCTCTGGAGGTTGGAATCCTGGAAAAAGACAAGAACTTTTAGATAGAAAAAGATGGGAACAATAA
- the amrS gene encoding AmmeMemoRadiSam system radical SAM enzyme, translating to MRYKKSSKSNKLRCEICANYCKIADDKFGKCNQFKNVNGEMIDIGYGIISAVNVDPIEKKPLARFLPGTMTYSLGGFGCNMGCLHCQNYSISHEYNEFSPSIKMTAETIVENAINHNCKSISWTYNEPTIHLPFNKKVSLLGRQNNLKIIYVSNGYMSNESIDEILTFVDAFNIDLKAMSQEFYKKICKADLDVVLNNIERIYNVGKHIEITNLLINNKNDSVEEITALVKFIAENLSTDVPIHFSRAFPYYKMNDIGPTNVDSLFKAEEIAKDFGMKYVYLGNI from the coding sequence ATGAGATATAAAAAAAGCTCTAAAAGTAATAAATTAAGATGTGAAATATGTGCAAACTATTGTAAAATAGCTGATGATAAATTTGGAAAGTGTAATCAGTTTAAGAATGTTAATGGGGAAATGATTGATATTGGCTATGGAATAATTTCTGCCGTTAATGTTGATCCCATTGAAAAAAAGCCGCTGGCCAGATTTTTACCAGGCACCATGACTTATTCTTTAGGTGGTTTTGGATGCAATATGGGGTGTTTACACTGTCAGAACTATAGTATTTCACATGAGTATAATGAATTTTCACCATCAATTAAAATGACAGCAGAAACAATTGTGGAAAATGCAATTAATCATAATTGTAAGTCAATATCTTGGACCTATAATGAACCTACTATACACTTGCCTTTCAACAAAAAAGTTTCATTGTTGGGTAGGCAGAATAACCTTAAAATAATATACGTTAGTAACGGTTATATGTCAAATGAGTCAATAGATGAGATTTTAACATTTGTGGATGCATTTAACATAGACTTGAAGGCCATGTCACAGGAATTCTATAAAAAAATATGCAAGGCAGATTTGGATGTCGTTTTAAACAATATTGAAAGGATCTACAATGTTGGAAAGCATATTGAAATAACAAACCTTTTAATCAATAATAAGAATGATTCAGTTGAAGAAATAACTGCTCTGGTTAAGTTTATTGCTGAAAATTTGTCAACTGATGTTCCAATCCACTTTTCAAGAGCATTTCCTTACTATAAAATGAATGATATTGGTCCGACAAATGTTGATTCTCTTTTTAAAGCGGAAGAAATAGCTAAGGATTTTGGAATGAAATACGTTTATTTGGGAAATATTTGA
- a CDS encoding queuosine precursor transporter has translation MLITVFCVAFVTTNIVTVKILNLGFWGLTVPCGVIIYPVVFILTSVIADVYGERSAQKTIIFGVLCNLLFVVVSTIALILPAAPFWEGQASFAYIFSQTPRMLISSFTSYLIGNFVNAKLTTMIKDSSASGDAGYKAIVAIAIGEIVDNTIFITMAFAFEVDWYNIAIMIIVHFLIMFVWTFVAQPLTVRVAEWAKKGKGEAITC, from the coding sequence ATATTAATAACTGTGTTCTGTGTTGCTTTTGTAACAACAAATATAGTTACTGTTAAAATATTGAACTTAGGATTTTGGGGTTTAACTGTTCCTTGTGGAGTAATAATTTATCCAGTTGTATTTATTCTTACATCAGTTATAGCTGATGTTTATGGTGAGCGATCCGCTCAAAAAACCATCATATTTGGTGTTTTATGTAATCTGCTTTTCGTAGTCGTATCAACAATTGCATTGATTCTTCCTGCAGCACCATTCTGGGAAGGACAAGCTAGTTTTGCATACATTTTCTCACAAACACCAAGAATGTTGATCTCATCATTCACCTCATATTTAATTGGTAACTTCGTAAATGCTAAGTTAACCACCATGATTAAAGATAGCTCCGCTAGTGGAGATGCAGGATATAAGGCAATCGTTGCTATTGCAATTGGTGAAATCGTAGACAACACAATCTTCATTACAATGGCATTTGCGTTTGAGGTGGATTGGTACAACATAGCAATTATGATAATTGTTCACTTCTTAATAATGTTCGTATGGACATTTGTAGCTCAACCACTCACAGTACGTGTTGCTGAATGGGCTAAAAAAGGTAAAGGGGAAGCAATCACTTGCTAA
- a CDS encoding manganese-dependent inorganic pyrophosphatase has protein sequence MVTYIFGHKSPDTDTITSSIVMANLERELGNEDAKAYRLGNINKETEYILNYLDIEAPELIESVEDDAEVILVDHNSPSESAENIENAKITKVVDHHKIAFNTAHPLFARLEPVGSTQTILYKLYKENDVEITKEIASLMLSAIISDTLLLKSPTTTEDDKKALKELAEIAELDYETYGLDMLKAGTDLSDFSIEEILALDAKQIDFKDVKSIVNQVNTASIEDVLEMKDELEKGIEEIIEREGLDLFMLLITDIVNSNSQVLVLGNAADLVEKAYGVKLEDNTALLEGVVSRKKQVVPIMTENA, from the coding sequence ATGGTAACTTATATTTTTGGACATAAAAGTCCTGATACTGATACAATAACATCCAGTATAGTAATGGCTAATTTAGAACGTGAACTTGGAAATGAAGATGCAAAAGCATACAGATTAGGAAATATAAACAAAGAAACCGAATATATTTTAAATTATCTTGATATTGAAGCTCCTGAACTTATTGAAAGTGTTGAAGATGATGCGGAAGTTATATTAGTGGATCACAATAGCCCATCCGAATCTGCAGAAAACATAGAAAATGCAAAGATAACAAAAGTTGTAGACCATCATAAAATTGCTTTCAACACTGCACACCCATTATTTGCAAGATTAGAACCAGTGGGCAGTACTCAAACCATCCTTTACAAATTATATAAAGAAAATGATGTTGAAATAACAAAAGAAATTGCTTCTTTAATGTTATCTGCAATTATTTCCGACACATTGCTTTTAAAATCACCTACAACAACTGAAGATGATAAAAAAGCTTTGAAAGAACTGGCAGAAATAGCAGAACTCGATTATGAAACATATGGATTAGACATGTTGAAGGCAGGAACTGACCTTTCAGATTTCTCAATTGAAGAAATTTTAGCTCTTGATGCAAAGCAAATTGACTTCAAAGATGTTAAGTCAATCGTAAATCAAGTGAATACCGCAAGCATTGAAGACGTTTTGGAAATGAAAGACGAATTGGAAAAGGGCATCGAAGAAATTATCGAAAGAGAAGGTCTTGATTTGTTCATGCTTTTAATTACCGATATTGTAAATAGCAATTCCCAAGTATTGGTTCTTGGAAATGCTGCAGATTTGGTAGAAAAAGCATATGGAGTAAAATTAGAGGACAATACTGCATTGCTTGAAGGTGTAGTATCCCGTAAAAAACAAGTAGTTCCAATTATGACAGAAAATGCATAG
- a CDS encoding 50S ribosomal protein L21e: MQRSRGFRSRSRNKMTKVNRPGRTNPITNRMQRFEEGDLVHIIINPSIQKGQPHPRFHGKTGKVIGTQGRAYMVALNDGNKYKELIIRPDHLKLQKD; the protein is encoded by the coding sequence ATGCAAAGATCAAGAGGATTTAGAAGCAGATCCAGAAATAAAATGACTAAAGTAAACAGACCAGGTAGAACTAACCCAATCACCAACAGAATGCAAAGATTCGAAGAAGGAGATTTAGTTCACATTATTATTAACCCAAGTATCCAAAAAGGTCAACCACATCCTAGATTCCATGGAAAAACCGGTAAAGTTATTGGAACCCAAGGAAGAGCATACATGGTAGCATTAAACGATGGAAACAAATACAAAGAATTAATTATTAGACCTGATCACTTAAAACTTCAAAAAGACTGA
- a CDS encoding RNA polymerase Rpb4 family protein has product MIGKKIIATEPISSVKVKEVLDEYAEGNELNYEQNITLNHLSRLPHFSLEDSEKIIEELEAMDIKNKVAVRIVDLIPIDLSDLRLIFAKEVKQPSKEEMEKILEILEKYDIEE; this is encoded by the coding sequence ATGATAGGAAAAAAAATAATTGCAACAGAACCGATTTCATCTGTTAAAGTAAAAGAAGTTCTTGACGAATATGCTGAAGGAAATGAACTTAATTACGAACAGAACATTACATTAAACCATCTTTCAAGACTTCCTCACTTCTCTCTTGAAGACAGTGAAAAAATTATTGAAGAACTTGAAGCTATGGATATAAAAAATAAAGTTGCAGTTCGCATTGTTGATTTAATACCAATCGATTTATCAGATTTAAGACTAATATTTGCAAAGGAAGTCAAACAACCTTCCAAAGAAGAAATGGAAAAAATTCTTGAAATATTAGAAAAATATGATATCGAAGAGTAG
- a CDS encoding DUF655 domain-containing protein codes for MNDKNRKHRAPPERREENALILDYLSLGYVKNDMSKFKGKAIAQAIGADYFTLLELTPIDDNEFDIGDTVYIGKDRSKAKARVFSKLDFENLTATSRIELDYAIRDLVLAQEAKFVEFFNTAEPISTRLHKLELIPGIGKKHMWKIIEARKEKPFESFEDISERVPPLSDPVGMIVNRIKQELDTTVTKKGKNKYHLFTNIPRKNFNKNVKK; via the coding sequence ATGAACGATAAAAATAGAAAACATAGGGCACCTCCTGAAAGAAGAGAGGAAAATGCATTGATTTTGGATTATCTTAGTTTAGGATATGTGAAAAATGATATGTCAAAATTTAAAGGTAAAGCGATTGCTCAAGCTATTGGTGCTGATTATTTCACTTTATTAGAATTAACTCCAATTGATGATAACGAATTTGATATCGGAGATACAGTTTATATTGGTAAAGACCGCTCTAAAGCAAAAGCTAGAGTATTTTCTAAATTAGACTTTGAAAATTTAACAGCAACAAGTAGAATTGAACTTGATTATGCAATTCGTGACCTTGTATTAGCCCAAGAAGCTAAATTTGTTGAATTTTTCAATACTGCAGAGCCAATAAGTACAAGACTTCATAAATTAGAACTTATTCCAGGAATTGGAAAAAAACACATGTGGAAAATCATTGAAGCTAGAAAAGAAAAACCTTTCGAAAGTTTTGAGGATATTAGCGAAAGAGTTCCACCATTATCCGATCCTGTTGGAATGATTGTAAATAGGATAAAACAGGAACTGGACACAACCGTCACTAAAAAAGGTAAGAACAAATATCATTTATTTACAAATATTCCTAGAAAAAATTTTAATAAAAATGTAAAAAAATAG